The following proteins are encoded in a genomic region of Candidatus Omnitrophota bacterium:
- a CDS encoding response regulator, producing MSRKILLIEDNEGDQFLIKELFDEFYNDWEFSAVVSGEEGIKKVELDKPDIVITDTQLPGMDGFETCKRIKDLNGDSVKVVVMTGLFDSVNAIKAREMGADDYCVKTSNMAEIARVLKAMIG from the coding sequence GTGAGCAGAAAAATTTTGTTAATCGAAGATAATGAGGGTGATCAATTTCTTATTAAAGAACTTTTTGATGAATTTTATAATGATTGGGAGTTTAGTGCAGTTGTTTCAGGAGAAGAAGGAATTAAGAAAGTAGAGTTAGATAAGCCAGATATTGTTATTACGGATACTCAGTTGCCCGGTATGGATGGATTTGAAACTTGCAAAAGAATTAAAGATCTAAACGGTGACTCAGTAAAAGTTGTTGTCATGACAGGTCTTTTTGATTCAGTTAATGCGATAAAAGCTAGAGAAATGGGTGCAGATGATTATTGCGTTAAAACATCAAACATGGCAGAAATTGCCAGGGTATTAAAAGCTATGATTGGTTAA
- a CDS encoding response regulator — MTDLKSIEILLVEDNPGDVELTKEALKESKMKNNLSVAEDGEEATDFLFKKGKYSGAATPDLILLDLNLPKKDGREVLAEIKADPILRRVPVVVLTTSEAEQDIAKAYDHHANCYIKKPVDFNKFIDVVQKIEDFWFSIVKLPRVD; from the coding sequence ATGACAGACTTAAAATCAATTGAAATATTATTAGTAGAAGATAATCCTGGTGATGTTGAATTAACAAAAGAAGCATTAAAAGAAAGTAAGATGAAAAATAATCTTTCTGTTGCTGAAGACGGAGAAGAGGCGACAGATTTTTTATTTAAAAAGGGTAAATATTCAGGCGCAGCTACCCCGGACTTGATTCTTCTTGATCTTAATTTGCCTAAGAAAGACGGTCGTGAAGTTTTGGCTGAAATTAAGGCAGATCCAATCTTAAGGCGAGTGCCCGTAGTTGTTTTAACGACTTCTGAGGCAGAACAAGATATTGCAAAGGCCTATGATCATCATGCGAATTGTTATATTAAGAAGCCTGTTGATTTTAATAAGTTTATTGATGTTGTTCAGAAAATCGAAGACTTTTGGTTTTCGATAGTTAAATTACCTAGAGTTGATTAA